The Algoriphagus sanaruensis genome window below encodes:
- a CDS encoding ATP-binding protein → MSLPLRSLAVWSSVFVLLIILILNFFVFSKSEEESFYQALQARIQKVDQEFDEDFIQVLMDVRPEDSLSNRILSLQKHRHPFFVLDSSGELIFWSDFTLTLDVSKIQLNLTYQVLEDPYGTFLLKTRKTKRNNKEYFLVHATRLILPGTIENDFIQSGPNPEYFGNDRFQVFSNPEEGRFVVKSESGIAMFGINFLLGYEPVGKVYNTPLLVFIGSVFLLYFLLSFDFLKKKWKKGYPWQTIGYGLLIILAIRTGMIWSGFPRDFFEFPLFNPVHYASSLINPSLGDLLLNTLGLGVILGLVIFQLTTDSVIKKLSLWINHSKNFILIGGAFGISSLFFGLVFFLPRDLIFNSQWVLDIRSIPSFDVFKGLSLLILFVWSGIYVLGSLTVFSVLDRLGINQKLLQQILLGIGIVLAVPLAFLGLWWMVVWGIHIFFLWIIIQFKLYFNVFRLGLNTFLTFFFGGLITAAVSGISTHQADRDRLIQSKISFANQNLIENDVMTEFFLGDIFARIKSDLFIQNRLADPLLSKEPIETKIRKIYLDNYFDQFEVSVWAFSSNGNQLLGPQGDLTLETLRREFVKSDFATGVRDLYFIRSRESSVNNKFVGFIPLVKDNDLLGTLVFELRQLRVQPGSVYPRLLLNKKYADKLEPSSFDYGVFRDNILIRSSGSFNYVQGRFLESLQKDALYTTGLGFDGYHHLGIKNGDEIFVISSANSSFSQFFANISLFFVAFVFLTFLAVLLNTLVKGYRNFEFNYSTKLQLYLNFAFFFPIIIISIITIGLLSGSYQDDLHRQYIQKANLIKGNLSTFFNNQNPENLDRDVLNEEINELANTVASDIHLYSPSGILESTNRSNIFEKKILSPYINPRALAGIEEEGQIQLLLDEQVGKLRYKSVYLAIPSQVDNSLSGILAVPFFESEAELDSLIADVLSNIFNAFVIIFILFLIVSSIVSKNLTLPFRLLTQKLKTTNLENNEPMYWSSKDEIGLLVNEYNNMLFKLEASKKVLASTEKESAWREMAKQVAHEIKNPLTPMKLTLQHLLRLDQEGKLTDQERLRKSLETLIHQVDALSGIASSFSTFAKMPLPKNEPMNFKAVLVKVLELFNNDRRIQLEFRDDSYTEQIPIMGDDKLFGRVISNLIINGIQAVSPDKVPQIKIWLWMTEQAVFLEISDNGRGIPQELKDKIFVPNFSTKSQGSGLGLAIAKSGVETAGGKIWFETEVGKGTTFYLTFPLIQ, encoded by the coding sequence ATGAGTCTACCTCTTCGCAGTCTGGCCGTTTGGTCCAGTGTATTTGTTCTTCTGATCATCTTGATCTTGAATTTTTTTGTTTTTTCAAAAAGTGAGGAGGAAAGCTTTTATCAGGCGTTACAAGCCAGAATTCAAAAAGTAGATCAGGAATTCGATGAGGACTTTATTCAAGTTTTGATGGATGTCAGACCCGAAGATTCACTTTCAAATCGAATATTAAGTCTTCAAAAACATCGTCATCCTTTTTTTGTACTTGATTCTAGTGGAGAATTGATTTTTTGGTCTGATTTTACACTTACACTTGATGTTTCCAAAATTCAATTGAATCTTACCTATCAGGTTTTGGAGGATCCTTATGGTACCTTTCTTTTAAAAACCAGAAAGACTAAAAGAAATAACAAGGAGTATTTTTTGGTTCATGCCACTCGACTGATTCTTCCCGGGACTATTGAAAATGATTTTATTCAATCAGGTCCTAATCCGGAGTATTTTGGAAATGATCGCTTTCAGGTATTTAGCAATCCAGAGGAAGGGCGTTTTGTGGTTAAATCTGAATCAGGAATTGCCATGTTTGGTATCAATTTCCTGCTAGGATATGAGCCTGTCGGTAAAGTATATAATACTCCATTACTCGTTTTTATTGGTTCGGTATTCTTATTGTATTTCCTGTTGAGTTTTGATTTTTTAAAAAAGAAATGGAAAAAAGGATATCCATGGCAAACTATCGGGTATGGGCTACTCATTATCTTGGCTATCCGAACAGGCATGATTTGGAGTGGGTTTCCTCGTGACTTTTTTGAATTTCCCTTATTTAATCCAGTGCATTATGCGTCCTCTTTGATCAACCCGAGCCTTGGGGATCTATTGTTGAATACGCTTGGACTTGGTGTGATTTTAGGATTGGTTATTTTTCAATTAACCACAGATTCAGTCATCAAAAAGCTGAGCCTATGGATTAACCATTCAAAGAATTTTATTCTGATAGGAGGTGCATTTGGAATCAGCAGCTTGTTTTTTGGACTGGTATTTTTTCTGCCAAGAGATTTAATTTTCAATTCTCAATGGGTCTTGGATATTCGATCGATTCCCTCTTTCGATGTATTTAAAGGCTTGAGTCTATTGATTTTGTTTGTTTGGTCTGGGATTTATGTTTTGGGATCCTTGACTGTATTCAGTGTTTTGGATCGACTGGGGATCAATCAGAAATTACTTCAACAAATTTTATTGGGAATTGGAATAGTACTGGCAGTTCCTTTGGCATTCTTGGGATTATGGTGGATGGTCGTTTGGGGCATCCATATATTTTTCCTTTGGATAATTATTCAGTTTAAGCTCTATTTCAATGTTTTCAGACTGGGATTAAATACCTTTTTAACCTTCTTCTTTGGGGGATTAATTACCGCCGCAGTCAGTGGGATAAGTACGCACCAAGCAGATCGAGACCGATTGATTCAGTCAAAAATTAGCTTCGCTAATCAAAACCTGATCGAAAATGATGTCATGACGGAATTTTTCCTCGGAGATATTTTCGCCCGAATCAAATCGGATTTATTTATCCAAAATCGTCTTGCTGATCCCTTACTATCCAAAGAACCGATTGAAACCAAGATTCGGAAAATTTACCTTGACAATTACTTTGATCAATTTGAGGTAAGTGTATGGGCGTTTTCATCCAATGGAAATCAACTTTTAGGGCCGCAGGGTGATTTGACACTCGAAACTTTAAGAAGGGAATTTGTCAAAAGTGATTTTGCAACGGGGGTCAGAGACCTGTACTTTATTCGAAGCCGAGAGTCATCTGTCAACAATAAGTTTGTCGGATTTATTCCATTAGTCAAAGACAATGACTTATTGGGGACTCTAGTTTTTGAATTGAGACAGCTTCGAGTTCAGCCGGGCAGTGTGTACCCAAGGTTGCTTTTGAATAAAAAATATGCGGATAAACTCGAGCCGAGTTCTTTTGATTACGGCGTGTTTCGGGATAATATTCTCATCCGCTCCTCGGGTTCATTTAATTACGTCCAAGGGCGTTTTCTTGAGTCGCTTCAAAAAGATGCCTTATATACCACAGGACTGGGATTTGATGGATACCATCATTTAGGAATCAAAAATGGAGATGAGATTTTTGTGATCTCTTCAGCTAACTCAAGTTTCTCTCAGTTCTTTGCGAACATTTCGCTCTTTTTCGTCGCCTTCGTTTTCTTGACTTTTTTGGCGGTATTACTGAATACTCTGGTTAAAGGCTATCGGAATTTTGAGTTTAACTATTCCACAAAGCTTCAGCTTTATCTGAATTTCGCCTTTTTCTTTCCCATCATCATTATTTCGATTATTACCATAGGCTTGCTGTCGGGCAGTTACCAAGATGATTTGCATCGGCAATACATCCAAAAAGCCAACTTGATCAAGGGTAATTTGTCAACATTTTTCAATAACCAAAACCCTGAAAATCTGGATCGAGATGTGTTGAATGAAGAAATCAATGAGTTGGCAAATACAGTCGCTAGTGATATCCACCTTTATTCTCCTTCTGGGATACTGGAATCGACTAACCGATCCAATATTTTTGAGAAGAAGATTCTGTCTCCCTATATCAATCCACGGGCTTTGGCAGGAATTGAGGAAGAAGGGCAAATTCAGTTATTGTTGGATGAGCAGGTAGGGAAATTAAGATACAAATCGGTCTATTTGGCGATTCCTTCGCAAGTGGACAATTCGCTGTCGGGGATCTTGGCAGTTCCTTTTTTTGAATCTGAAGCCGAATTAGACTCTTTGATTGCTGATGTCTTAAGCAATATTTTCAATGCTTTTGTCATCATCTTTATCCTCTTTTTGATTGTGTCTTCGATAGTCTCTAAGAACTTAACGCTTCCATTTCGATTGTTGACTCAAAAGTTGAAGACCACCAACTTGGAAAACAACGAACCGATGTATTGGTCGTCCAAAGATGAAATCGGCTTATTGGTCAATGAATACAACAACATGCTCTTCAAGTTGGAAGCCAGTAAAAAAGTACTCGCTTCCACAGAGAAAGAATCAGCTTGGCGAGAAATGGCCAAACAAGTGGCGCATGAAATCAAAAACCCGCTAACTCCCATGAAGCTAACGCTTCAGCATTTGCTTAGACTCGATCAAGAAGGTAAACTGACCGATCAAGAGCGGCTTCGGAAATCCTTGGAAACCTTAATCCATCAGGTAGATGCATTAAGTGGAATTGCTTCTTCCTTCTCCACATTCGCTAAAATGCCTTTGCCTAAAAATGAGCCCATGAATTTTAAGGCTGTTTTGGTTAAGGTATTAGAGCTTTTTAATAATGACCGGAGAATCCAACTGGAGTTCAGGGACGATTCGTATACGGAGCAGATTCCGATCATGGGAGATGATAAATTGTTTGGGCGTGTCATTTCCAATTTGATTATCAATGGGATTCAAGCGGTCTCACCGGACAAAGTTCCTCAAATTAAAATCTGGCTTTGGATGACTGAACAAGCCGTTTTTTTGGAGATCAGTGATAATGGAAGGGGGATTCCACAAGAATTAAAAGATAAGATTTTTGTCCCCAACTTCAGTACAAAAAGTCAAGGATCGGGCCTTGGATTGGCTATCGCAAAAAGTGGCGTAGAGACAGCTGGTGGTAAAATCTGGTTTGAAACAGAAGTCGGTAAGGGCACTACCTTTTACCTGACCTTTCCGCTGATTCAATAA
- a CDS encoding DUF420 domain-containing protein, translated as MEETTNINFKKTEAKFRNLIMGISIAIPLAVAVLLFMPAKLDSLGDWVFFLPHLNAVINSAASVALILALVFIKRGNITYHKATMTIAFVLGAIFLVSYVIYHASAPSTSFGGEGAIRTVYFFLLITHILFAAIALFPILFAYYYGVTDQRAKHKKLVKIAYPIWLYVSVTGVIVYLMIAPYYTH; from the coding sequence ATGGAAGAAACAACTAATATCAATTTCAAAAAGACGGAAGCCAAATTCCGTAATTTGATTATGGGGATTTCTATTGCAATTCCCTTGGCGGTAGCAGTTTTGTTATTTATGCCTGCTAAGCTGGATTCTTTAGGAGATTGGGTATTCTTCTTACCTCATCTAAATGCTGTAATTAATTCCGCGGCTTCCGTAGCGTTGATTTTAGCTTTGGTATTTATTAAAAGAGGGAATATCACCTATCATAAAGCGACCATGACTATTGCATTTGTTTTAGGAGCAATTTTCTTGGTTTCTTATGTCATTTATCATGCGTCTGCACCTAGCACTAGTTTTGGAGGAGAGGGCGCCATTCGAACAGTTTATTTCTTTCTACTGATTACCCATATTCTGTTTGCTGCAATCGCACTCTTCCCGATTCTATTCGCGTACTATTATGGAGTGACGGATCAGAGAGCTAAGCACAAAAAGCTAGTAAAAATTGCCTACCCAATTTGGCTTTATGTTTCTGTAACAGGCGTAATTGTGTATTTGATGATTGCACCCTACTATACGCATTAA
- a CDS encoding SCO family protein: protein MRGLRILQGLVLVCILLIPVLIFTFLRGFGTNEYDLPIFFEKGVDNPFLECPIGDTTQHYIPDFTFINQDGVSMGRADMQGKITIVDFFFTSCPSICPVMSSEMERVQDMFRDEPQVQIMSISIDPEYDSPEVLKEYANKHQAKSGKWNFLSGPVDQTYQLAKCGFIIPTINGNGVPDDFVHSDKFVLVDDLGRIRGYYSGTNREDVDLLMLETKVLLHGRNN, encoded by the coding sequence ATGAGAGGTTTAAGAATTCTTCAAGGCTTGGTTTTAGTGTGTATTCTACTAATCCCTGTTTTGATCTTTACATTTCTAAGAGGTTTTGGTACCAATGAGTATGACCTGCCTATTTTCTTTGAAAAAGGGGTTGATAATCCTTTCTTAGAATGTCCAATTGGAGATACCACACAGCATTATATTCCTGACTTTACGTTTATAAATCAAGACGGGGTTTCGATGGGAAGAGCTGATATGCAAGGTAAAATTACCATCGTTGATTTCTTTTTTACATCTTGTCCGAGCATTTGTCCTGTAATGTCTTCAGAAATGGAACGTGTTCAGGACATGTTTAGAGACGAGCCTCAGGTTCAAATTATGTCAATTAGCATTGACCCAGAATATGACTCTCCTGAAGTCTTGAAAGAATACGCCAATAAACATCAGGCTAAATCTGGCAAATGGAATTTTCTAAGTGGACCAGTAGATCAAACTTACCAATTAGCAAAATGTGGTTTCATTATTCCAACTATCAATGGGAATGGTGTTCCTGATGATTTTGTCCACAGTGATAAATTTGTTCTTGTAGATGACCTGGGGAGAATCAGGGGATATTACAGCGGAACAAACAGAGAGGATGTAGATTTGTTAATGTTAGAAACGAAAGTATTGCTTCATGGAAGAAACAACTAA
- a CDS encoding cytochrome C oxidase subunit IV family protein produces MEIQENKSTLQVEPRNEEKIKKIWKTAGILLAITVAEFIMAFTMDRGILLYALFIILTIWKAKYIMMEFMHLGDEVKPLFYSIIVPLIFLVWLVIALIKEGSDIFLMRW; encoded by the coding sequence ATGGAAATTCAAGAGAATAAATCAACGCTTCAGGTAGAGCCTAGAAACGAAGAGAAAATCAAGAAAATTTGGAAGACCGCAGGAATTCTATTGGCAATTACAGTTGCTGAATTTATTATGGCTTTTACCATGGATCGTGGGATTTTGCTTTACGCATTGTTCATTATCCTGACTATTTGGAAAGCGAAATACATCATGATGGAATTTATGCACCTAGGTGATGAAGTGAAGCCTTTGTTTTATTCCATCATTGTTCCTTTGATTTTCTTAGTTTGGTTAGTAATCGCATTGATTAAGGAAGGTTCCGATATCTTTTTGATGCGCTGGTAA
- a CDS encoding cytochrome c oxidase subunit 3 codes for MSAHSTAIGVSSKRGVWGGGNEPLKASYGKLMMWFFLLSDIFTFAAFLISYLAIRVSYPAYAGPATEFVGSNEYWPVPELVFEAVPFLHGFHAPLVFVGIMTFILISSSVTMVLAVEAGHRNDRNDVVKWMLWTILGGVTFLSCQAWEWSHFIHGTDGGSMLTYINTLGQNVTETVFGANLTVNEYGPAGFAQLFFFITGFHGFHVTIGVVLLFLAFYQAAVGVYDKRGHYEMIEKIGLYWHFVDLVWVFVFTLFYLI; via the coding sequence ATGTCTGCGCATTCTACTGCTATTGGAGTAAGCTCTAAAAGAGGTGTCTGGGGAGGTGGTAACGAACCACTTAAAGCCAGCTATGGAAAACTCATGATGTGGTTTTTCCTCCTTTCTGACATTTTCACATTCGCTGCGTTTTTGATCAGCTACTTAGCGATCAGAGTGAGTTATCCTGCCTACGCTGGCCCTGCTACAGAATTTGTCGGTTCAAATGAATATTGGCCAGTCCCTGAATTGGTGTTTGAGGCAGTCCCATTCCTACATGGTTTCCATGCTCCGCTAGTATTCGTAGGGATTATGACTTTTATTTTGATTTCAAGTTCTGTAACCATGGTATTGGCTGTGGAAGCTGGACATCGAAATGATCGAAATGATGTAGTAAAATGGATGTTGTGGACTATCCTTGGAGGGGTCACTTTCTTGAGTTGTCAGGCATGGGAATGGTCACACTTTATCCATGGTACTGATGGCGGTTCAATGTTAACCTATATCAATACTTTAGGTCAAAATGTAACTGAAACTGTCTTTGGTGCAAATCTTACCGTTAATGAGTACGGACCTGCTGGTTTTGCTCAGCTGTTCTTCTTTATCACTGGATTCCATGGATTTCACGTGACTATTGGTGTAGTATTATTATTCTTGGCATTTTACCAAGCTGCAGTTGGTGTTTATGATAAAAGAGGTCATTACGAAATGATCGAAAAGATCGGTTTATACTGGCACTTTGTGGATTTGGTTTGGGTATTTGTATTCACCTTGTTCTATTTGATCTAA
- a CDS encoding cytochrome c oxidase subunit 3, whose protein sequence is MEKELKYIDIVEQPISMHPKKFALWLFMVTVVMLFAAWTSAYIVRQAEGNWLDYDLPEIFWLTSGIVVLSSITLQWAYFSAKKDNFVQLRLGMVLTVILGISFLIGQWYSWIALVDRDVFFVGNPAGSFLYVLTGMHGLHLISGLIFLIIVLISSFQFKVHSKAMVPMEMLTTYWHFLGGLWLYLFLFLQLNH, encoded by the coding sequence ATGGAAAAGGAACTCAAATACATTGATATCGTCGAACAGCCTATTAGCATGCATCCAAAGAAATTTGCGCTTTGGTTGTTCATGGTTACGGTGGTTATGTTATTTGCGGCATGGACAAGTGCTTACATTGTCCGACAAGCGGAGGGTAATTGGTTGGATTATGACCTTCCTGAAATCTTTTGGCTGACTTCCGGTATAGTTGTTTTAAGCTCCATCACGCTTCAATGGGCCTATTTCTCAGCCAAGAAAGATAATTTTGTTCAACTCAGATTGGGCATGGTACTCACGGTCATCCTTGGAATTTCTTTCCTCATTGGCCAATGGTATAGTTGGATTGCTTTGGTAGATAGAGATGTCTTTTTTGTAGGCAATCCAGCTGGATCTTTTCTTTATGTTTTAACTGGGATGCATGGATTGCACCTGATCAGTGGTTTAATATTTCTGATTATTGTGCTAATTTCGTCCTTCCAGTTCAAGGTCCATTCTAAGGCTATGGTTCCTATGGAAATGCTGACTACTTACTGGCATTTTCTTGGAGGTCTCTGGCTTTATTTATTCTTGTTCTTGCAATTGAATCATTAA
- the cyoE gene encoding heme o synthase: MRTVEVTDQSIFTLLISRVKVYSDLIKLRLASLVTFSAAFGFILGDRSVSFNWIGMLGLAIGGFLITGASGAANEILERDLDKLMQRTKNRPLPLQIITLQEAYLFTALVAFLGIGVLWVFTNPLTTGLGVLSMILYVFVYTPLKKVGPIAVFVGAIPGAMPPLLGWTAATGQISYEALIIFGIQFIWQFPHFWAIAWVSDEDYKRAGFKLLPSGGGQDLNTAIQIMIYTLFLLPLGLLPSYFGFTGLNSGIVATICGVLFLAQTFSLMRDCSRKSALKIMFGSFLYLPIVQIAYMLDKMP; the protein is encoded by the coding sequence ATGAGGACAGTTGAAGTAACTGACCAGTCTATATTTACACTGCTCATTTCTAGAGTTAAAGTCTACTCGGATTTGATCAAGTTGCGTTTGGCTTCTTTAGTTACTTTTTCGGCAGCGTTTGGGTTCATTCTAGGAGATCGAAGCGTCTCATTCAATTGGATTGGAATGCTAGGTTTAGCCATTGGTGGATTTTTAATTACTGGCGCCTCAGGTGCGGCAAATGAAATTTTAGAGAGGGATTTGGATAAGTTGATGCAACGAACCAAAAACAGACCTCTTCCACTTCAGATTATAACACTTCAAGAAGCCTATCTATTTACTGCATTAGTTGCTTTTTTGGGTATAGGTGTTCTATGGGTGTTCACAAATCCTTTGACGACTGGCCTTGGAGTACTCAGTATGATCCTGTATGTGTTTGTATATACTCCTTTAAAAAAGGTAGGACCAATCGCGGTTTTTGTAGGCGCGATTCCTGGGGCAATGCCTCCTTTATTGGGTTGGACAGCTGCTACTGGACAAATATCTTATGAAGCCCTAATCATTTTTGGAATTCAGTTTATCTGGCAGTTTCCTCATTTTTGGGCGATTGCTTGGGTAAGTGATGAGGATTATAAACGTGCTGGTTTTAAGCTGTTACCTAGTGGAGGTGGTCAAGATTTGAATACAGCTATTCAGATCATGATATATACCTTGTTTTTATTACCTCTGGGATTACTTCCAAGCTATTTCGGATTTACTGGGCTTAATTCAGGTATTGTTGCTACGATTTGTGGCGTATTGTTCTTAGCTCAAACCTTTTCATTAATGAGAGATTGTTCTAGGAAGTCTGCCTTGAAAATAATGTTTGGTTCTTTTCTCTATTTGCCGATTGTGCAAATAGCCTATATGTTGGATAAAATGCCTTAA
- a CDS encoding COX15/CtaA family protein → MNPSINTQLNSYRRISWITVIAVYFLILVGGIVRSTGSGMGCPDWPMCFGSVVPPTSINQLPDNYQEIYLEKRLAKNERFVATLEKLGFSKTANQIANDKSILVEEEFNATKTWIEYINRLVGVVIGFLIILTCWRSFSLWKVDKKIPLASLIALVLVLFTGWIGSIVVSTNLLAWMITFHMLLAIALVLVLLYGHFLVDLRVENTFNSNQTPRKIQLILVLGLVLMLIQVVLGTQVREEIDRISFALGDLLREEWVERVGLNFIIHRSFSLLILGVHLLYFFWVIKFSTRGSQISKASFLLAIVLLLEISTGIGMAYFGIPAYLQPIHLVLGCLLLGIQFYLIVRLGPIRKLKVNHIRS, encoded by the coding sequence ATGAATCCAAGCATTAATACACAATTAAACAGCTATCGCAGAATCTCATGGATTACTGTGATAGCTGTTTATTTTCTAATACTTGTTGGTGGAATTGTAAGAAGTACTGGATCAGGAATGGGATGTCCCGACTGGCCTATGTGCTTTGGAAGTGTTGTTCCTCCTACAAGTATTAATCAACTTCCTGATAACTATCAGGAAATTTATCTCGAAAAGAGATTAGCTAAGAACGAAAGGTTTGTAGCTACCCTTGAAAAACTTGGATTCTCCAAGACTGCAAATCAAATAGCAAATGACAAATCTATCCTTGTGGAAGAGGAGTTTAATGCTACCAAAACTTGGATTGAATATATCAATAGATTGGTCGGGGTTGTTATTGGTTTTCTAATCATCTTGACCTGTTGGCGTTCTTTCTCGCTTTGGAAAGTAGATAAAAAAATACCATTGGCTTCTTTGATTGCATTGGTTTTGGTTCTATTTACTGGATGGATTGGATCTATCGTAGTTTCTACCAACTTGTTGGCATGGATGATCACTTTCCATATGCTTCTTGCTATTGCTTTGGTATTAGTTCTTCTCTATGGTCATTTCCTTGTTGATCTTAGGGTTGAAAACACATTCAATTCCAATCAAACGCCACGAAAGATCCAATTAATCTTGGTTTTGGGATTAGTGTTAATGTTAATCCAAGTCGTATTAGGAACTCAAGTCCGCGAAGAAATTGATCGGATTTCCTTTGCATTGGGTGATTTATTAAGAGAAGAGTGGGTAGAAAGAGTAGGTTTGAATTTTATTATCCATCGATCTTTCTCTCTTTTGATTCTTGGTGTTCATCTTCTTTATTTCTTTTGGGTGATTAAGTTTAGTACCAGAGGATCACAAATAAGTAAGGCTTCATTTCTTCTAGCAATTGTTTTGCTTTTAGAAATTTCTACAGGTATTGGCATGGCTTACTTTGGTATTCCAGCCTATTTGCAGCCAATCCATTTAGTATTGGGTTGTTTGCTTCTTGGAATTCAGTTCTATCTTATCGTAAGATTAGGACCAATAAGAAAATTAAAAGTTAATCATATTAGATCATGA
- a CDS encoding cytochrome c oxidase subunit I, protein MATAAVGHHDVAAHDHHDHEHHDNFITKYIFSTDHKMIGKQFLVTGIFWALIGGFLSILFRLQLGFPDMNLEFLRPLLGGWIDETGKLDPTFYLALVTMHGTIMVFFVLTAGLSGTFSNFLIPLQIGARDMASGFMNMLSYWFFFISSVIMFISLFIKTGPAGGGWVVYPPLSALEQAIPGSGLGMTLWLVAMTFFIASSLLGGINYITTVINLRTKGMSFSRLPLTIWAFFLTAVIGLLSFPVLFAAALLLVFDRSFGTSFYLSDIYVAGEALPNTGGSPVLYQHLFWFLGHPEVYIVLLPALGITSEVIATNARKPIFGYKAMIISMLGITILSFIVWAHHMFVSGMNPFLGSIFMFLTLIIAVPSAVKVFNYLTTLWRGNLIFTPAMLFSIGLVSFFISGGLTGIFLGNSAIDIQLHDTYFVVAHFHLVMGSASFFGLLAGVYHWFPKMFGRMLDARLGYVHFWLTFVGVYMVFFPMHYIGIAGFPRRYYSWTNFEFSNMYTDLNMFVSAAAIITFAAQFIFLFNFFYSMYRGRKATQNPWRSTTLEWTTPINPGHGNWPGEIPTVYRWPYDYSKPGASEDFIPQTVPLSQTPESNLPHEQELVKVELEIMKEESEILAANESKH, encoded by the coding sequence ATGGCTACAGCTGCTGTTGGACATCATGACGTTGCTGCTCACGATCATCACGATCACGAGCATCATGACAATTTTATTACCAAATACATTTTCAGTACTGATCATAAAATGATCGGTAAACAATTCTTGGTAACAGGTATTTTCTGGGCTTTGATTGGAGGTTTTCTTTCCATCCTTTTCAGATTACAACTTGGGTTCCCAGATATGAATCTAGAATTCCTTCGCCCTCTACTGGGTGGATGGATTGATGAGACAGGTAAACTTGACCCTACGTTCTACCTTGCTTTGGTTACTATGCACGGAACCATTATGGTGTTCTTTGTATTGACTGCAGGTTTGAGTGGGACTTTCTCAAATTTCTTGATTCCGCTTCAAATTGGAGCGAGAGATATGGCTTCAGGTTTTATGAATATGCTTTCATACTGGTTTTTCTTCATTTCCAGTGTGATCATGTTTATTTCATTATTTATTAAAACAGGTCCTGCAGGTGGTGGATGGGTTGTTTACCCGCCATTGTCAGCCTTGGAACAGGCTATTCCAGGATCAGGTCTTGGTATGACACTTTGGTTGGTGGCAATGACCTTCTTTATTGCATCTTCTCTTTTGGGAGGTATTAACTACATCACCACAGTAATTAACTTGAGAACAAAAGGAATGTCTTTCTCTAGACTTCCGTTGACCATTTGGGCATTCTTCCTAACAGCTGTTATTGGTCTATTGTCTTTCCCTGTTTTGTTCGCTGCGGCTTTGTTGCTTGTATTTGATCGAAGCTTCGGAACCTCATTCTACTTGTCAGATATCTATGTAGCTGGTGAAGCTTTACCAAATACAGGTGGTAGTCCAGTTTTATATCAACATTTATTCTGGTTCTTAGGTCACCCAGAAGTATACATTGTACTTCTTCCAGCTTTGGGTATTACCTCTGAAGTAATTGCTACCAATGCTAGAAAGCCAATTTTTGGTTATAAGGCGATGATTATTTCTATGTTGGGAATCACAATCCTTTCCTTTATTGTTTGGGCTCACCACATGTTCGTGTCAGGTATGAATCCTTTCTTGGGTTCAATCTTTATGTTCTTGACATTGATCATCGCTGTTCCTTCTGCGGTAAAAGTATTTAACTATTTGACTACGCTTTGGAGAGGAAATCTAATTTTCACTCCAGCAATGTTGTTCTCAATAGGTCTTGTTTCTTTCTTTATTTCAGGTGGTTTGACAGGTATCTTCTTGGGTAACTCTGCGATCGATATTCAACTTCACGACACTTATTTCGTGGTTGCACACTTCCATTTAGTAATGGGTTCAGCTTCATTCTTCGGACTTTTAGCTGGTGTATATCACTGGTTCCCTAAGATGTTTGGAAGAATGCTAGATGCTCGTCTTGGTTATGTACACTTCTGGTTAACCTTCGTTGGTGTTTACATGGTGTTCTTCCCAATGCACTATATCGGTATTGCTGGTTTCCCTCGTCGTTACTATTCATGGACAAACTTTGAGTTCTCTAACATGTACACAGATTTGAACATGTTTGTATCCGCTGCCGCTATCATCACGTTTGCTGCGCAGTTTATCTTCTTGTTCAATTTCTTCTACAGCATGTATAGAGGAAGAAAGGCTACTCAAAACCCTTGGAGATCTACCACTCTTGAATGGACTACTCCAATCAATCCGGGTCATGGTAACTGGCCAGGTGAGATTCCAACTGTTTATCGTTGGCCATATGATTATTCTAAGCCAGGTGCATCTGAGGATTTTATCCCTCAAACTGTTCCATTGTCCCAAACTCCTGAGTCCAATTTGCCACATGAGCAAGAGCTTGTGAAAGTTGAATTGGAAATTATGAAAGAGGAGTCTGAGATCTTGGCTGCAAATGAATCCAAGCATTAA